Proteins found in one bacterium genomic segment:
- a CDS encoding NADH-quinone oxidoreductase subunit N: AFGDFRETAGVAGLFMLRVDRLALWLDVLFALAGLATVLLLPHYLEKAKAHRPEVYPLSFLAVAGMTLMVGSENLVMIFLGLEILSIPLYVLVGMAREKAEAVEGSLKYFLLGAFSTCFLVYGLALVLAATGHFDLPGIAAALRANDGMAPYGSVALFTGLALILVAFAFKVGAAPFQFWVPDVYQAAPTPVAGFMAVGTKAAAFVVLLRVLHTGFGGAPETAQRWGAAVAALSALTMIVGNLLALAQRRLKRLLAYSSVAHAGYLALALLAPLPVAAPNLVFYLFAYGFMTIGAFAVVSLFQREGADADDLFQFAGLWKRRPWLAGSLAIFLLSMAGIPPLAGFDGKLVIFLAALQSGHAGLAALMAVAAVVGAAYYLRVVTTMFLREPEDPLSAEIRVPLSARFVLGAAVLGTIILGVFPGLLLDPLSLVHRALAPLS, encoded by the coding sequence GCCTTCGGCGACTTCCGCGAGACGGCCGGCGTCGCCGGGCTGTTCATGCTGCGCGTGGACCGGCTCGCCCTCTGGCTCGACGTCCTCTTCGCCCTCGCCGGCCTCGCCACCGTGCTGCTGCTGCCGCACTACCTCGAGAAGGCGAAGGCCCACCGCCCCGAGGTCTACCCGCTCTCGTTCCTCGCCGTCGCCGGCATGACGCTGATGGTCGGCAGCGAGAACCTGGTGATGATCTTCCTCGGGCTGGAGATCCTCTCCATTCCGCTCTACGTCCTCGTCGGGATGGCGCGGGAGAAGGCCGAGGCGGTTGAGGGCTCGCTGAAGTACTTCCTGCTCGGCGCCTTCTCCACCTGCTTCCTCGTCTACGGCCTCGCGCTCGTCCTCGCCGCGACCGGCCACTTCGACCTGCCGGGGATCGCCGCCGCGCTGCGCGCGAACGACGGCATGGCGCCGTACGGTTCCGTCGCGCTCTTCACCGGCCTCGCGTTGATCCTCGTCGCCTTCGCCTTCAAGGTCGGCGCGGCGCCGTTCCAGTTCTGGGTGCCCGACGTCTATCAGGCGGCGCCGACGCCGGTCGCGGGGTTCATGGCGGTCGGCACGAAGGCGGCGGCGTTCGTCGTGCTGCTGCGCGTGCTGCACACCGGCTTCGGCGGCGCGCCGGAGACGGCGCAGCGCTGGGGCGCCGCGGTCGCCGCGCTCTCCGCGCTGACGATGATCGTCGGCAACCTGCTCGCCCTCGCCCAGCGGCGGCTGAAGCGGCTGCTCGCCTACTCCAGCGTCGCGCACGCCGGCTACCTCGCCTTGGCGCTGCTCGCGCCGCTGCCGGTGGCCGCGCCGAACCTCGTCTTCTACCTCTTCGCGTACGGCTTCATGACGATCGGCGCCTTCGCCGTCGTCTCGCTCTTCCAGCGCGAAGGGGCGGACGCCGACGACCTGTTCCAGTTCGCGGGGCTCTGGAAGCGCCGCCCGTGGCTCGCCGGATCGCTGGCGATCTTCCTGCTGTCGATGGCCGGCATTCCGCCGCTCGCCGGGTTCGACGGCAAGCTGGTGATCTTCCTCGCCGCGCTGCAGTCGGGGCACGCCGGCCTCGCCGCGTTGATGGCCGTGGCGGCGGTCGTGGGCGCGGCCTACTACCTGCGCGTGGTGACGACGATGTTCCTGCGCGAGCCGGAGGACCCGCTCTCGGCGGAGATCCGCGTGCCTCTCTCCGCGCGCTTCGTGCTCGGCGCGGCGGTTCTCGGCACGATCATCCTCGGCGTCTTCCCCGGCCTCCTCCTCGATCCCCTCTCCCTCGTCCACCGCGCCCTGGCCCCGCTCTCCTGA
- a CDS encoding peptidase domain-containing ABC transporter → MWRSFRRALWPRQTIAVSQLSERGCGAAALATVFRAHGVHVSLFEIERAIDIDGDGASLGSLIEAADRWGFDGKGIRTNRTGLGTVRLPAIAHLRRATGDHYVVVEKTWRNGDVLIADPATARSERLAAAQFEREWTGVALVLAPRKEARNRSSRAGLRLSDVARGRKRRITVALGLAAAATALSLLPALYLQYLIDTVIASDSAARLWRLTVGVLALCVLQCAAQVGRDYVSSLTARQIDAQLQNRFARHLLDLPVSFHLVFRAGDVFNRFNEVLKVRGLLTSYGLSAALDAVLLAAGIGILVNYNMGLACIALIALPLFLALARFSAPATKRLRAEAVEAASAVSSNLTDFLYGITVIKAFGTESVVAARMERALSRMHDALYRSSLAMSRVGGGLMVLTGVTTAATATFGCLLVLRHELTVGALVGFFGVLGVLLAPAQRLAETITQCQDAFVARDRVGEVLAIPTETTLAPGCRRRELTGDLRFEHVGFGYQGGRPILEDIDLSIPAGARVGLLGVSGCGKTTLLNLLLRFHVPSAGCIRVDGVPVGELDLLDYRRQLALVPQDCYLLTGTIRDNVLMGRPGITDEQLDEAIRVAGLLPLVGRMRYGMDTPVGERGALLSGGERQRVAVARALAGHPRLLLLDEPTSALDTITELAMLESLISMTDGATVLVASHRLSTVASCDLLAVIQQGRIVEYGRPRDLLAGDGLFRRMMREQLPFLSAPAAEKDAWLTA, encoded by the coding sequence GTGTGGCGGTCTTTCCGTCGAGCACTCTGGCCCCGGCAGACAATTGCGGTATCCCAACTCAGCGAGCGGGGATGCGGCGCTGCAGCATTGGCGACCGTGTTTCGGGCGCACGGCGTCCATGTCTCTCTCTTTGAGATTGAGAGGGCAATCGACATCGATGGCGACGGTGCCAGCCTCGGCAGTCTCATTGAGGCGGCGGATAGATGGGGCTTCGACGGCAAAGGAATCAGGACGAACAGAACAGGCCTTGGAACAGTTCGACTTCCAGCCATCGCTCATCTTCGTCGCGCAACAGGCGACCACTATGTAGTCGTCGAGAAGACATGGCGCAACGGCGACGTGCTAATCGCCGACCCCGCCACGGCCCGATCTGAGCGGCTCGCTGCCGCGCAGTTCGAGCGGGAGTGGACGGGCGTTGCGCTGGTTCTAGCGCCCCGCAAAGAAGCGAGAAATAGAAGCTCCCGCGCCGGCCTGCGGTTGTCCGACGTGGCGCGTGGGCGCAAACGACGTATCACCGTCGCGCTCGGTCTCGCGGCCGCCGCAACAGCGCTTTCGCTGCTGCCCGCACTCTACCTTCAATACCTGATCGACACTGTGATCGCATCCGACAGCGCGGCGCGCCTCTGGCGGCTGACGGTCGGTGTTCTCGCCCTCTGTGTGCTCCAATGCGCGGCGCAGGTTGGTCGAGACTACGTTTCTTCCCTGACTGCGCGGCAAATTGACGCCCAATTGCAGAATCGCTTTGCGCGTCATCTTCTCGACTTGCCGGTCTCGTTTCATCTCGTGTTCCGTGCGGGTGACGTATTCAATCGCTTCAACGAGGTGCTGAAGGTCCGTGGTCTCCTCACATCCTACGGACTGTCCGCCGCGCTCGACGCCGTCCTTCTCGCGGCTGGAATCGGCATCTTGGTGAACTACAACATGGGTCTAGCCTGCATCGCGCTCATCGCGCTCCCACTGTTCCTCGCCCTGGCGCGCTTCAGCGCACCGGCGACGAAGAGACTGCGCGCGGAGGCCGTCGAGGCCGCGTCCGCCGTGTCGTCGAACCTCACGGACTTTCTGTATGGAATCACCGTCATCAAGGCGTTCGGCACCGAGTCCGTCGTCGCGGCGAGGATGGAGAGAGCTCTCTCCCGAATGCATGATGCCCTCTACCGTTCGTCGCTGGCGATGTCCAGAGTCGGAGGCGGTTTGATGGTGCTCACAGGGGTCACCACGGCCGCGACGGCGACGTTCGGATGCCTTCTTGTCCTTCGACACGAGCTGACAGTTGGCGCCTTAGTTGGGTTCTTCGGCGTCTTGGGCGTCCTGCTTGCTCCGGCGCAGCGTCTTGCGGAGACGATAACTCAGTGTCAGGACGCGTTCGTCGCTCGCGATCGCGTCGGCGAGGTTCTGGCCATCCCGACCGAGACCACCCTCGCTCCCGGCTGCCGCCGCAGAGAGCTGACGGGCGATCTTCGTTTCGAGCACGTTGGCTTTGGCTATCAAGGAGGGCGGCCTATCTTGGAGGATATTGATCTCAGCATTCCTGCCGGAGCGCGAGTCGGTCTCCTGGGCGTCAGCGGCTGCGGAAAGACCACTCTGCTGAATCTCCTTCTCCGGTTCCACGTTCCATCTGCCGGCTGCATCCGTGTTGACGGCGTCCCAGTAGGCGAACTCGATCTCCTGGATTACCGACGCCAACTCGCCTTGGTCCCGCAGGATTGCTACCTGCTGACAGGGACAATCCGGGACAACGTTCTTATGGGCAGACCAGGCATAACCGATGAGCAGCTTGATGAAGCAATTCGAGTTGCCGGACTCCTGCCGCTCGTCGGGCGAATGCGGTACGGCATGGATACTCCCGTCGGTGAACGCGGCGCACTCTTGTCCGGCGGCGAACGTCAGCGCGTCGCGGTCGCCCGGGCGCTGGCTGGTCACCCTCGGCTCCTCCTGCTTGACGAGCCTACGAGCGCGCTGGACACAATCACCGAGCTGGCGATGCTTGAATCACTGATTTCCATGACGGACGGTGCCACCGTTCTGGTCGCATCGCACCGTCTGAGCACCGTTGCGAGCTGCGATCTTCTGGCCGTGATCCAACAGGGGAGAATTGTCGAGTATGGACGGCCGCGGGATCTGCTGGCCGGAGATGGTCTCTTCAGGCGGATGATGCGGGAGCAACTCCCCTTCCTGTCGGCCCCGGCGGCCGAGAAGGACGCGTGGCTTACCGCATAG